Proteins found in one Triticum aestivum cultivar Chinese Spring chromosome 4D, IWGSC CS RefSeq v2.1, whole genome shotgun sequence genomic segment:
- the LOC123098584 gene encoding probable serine/threonine-protein kinase PBL3: MGNCMKSTARVDHSMNTSAAYPSKVTSKTSMSSATSASKTNSTRSTFTLPSIRDRSEPPRTEGEILSSSNLKAFLFNDLKNATKNFRPDSLLGEGGFGHVFKGWIDEHTLAPSKPGSGMVVAVKKLKPEGFQGHKEWLTEVNYLGQLHHANLVKLIGYCSDGDNRLLVYEFMPKGSLENHLFRRGADPLSWGIRLKVAIGAAKGLSFLHHAENQVIYRDFKASNILLDSEFNAKLSDFGLAKAGPTGDKTHVSTQVMGTHGYAAPEYIATGRLSAKADVYSFGVVLLELLTGRRALDKSKPGIEQNLVDWAKPHLRDKRRLYRVMDTKLGGQYPKKGAHAVANLALQCICNDAKMRPQISEVLEELEQLQDSKSNIVSPQVDIRRTSNTVPKSPMRGQPSPRRSLGAMAPPSPAFRTAQVH, translated from the exons ATGGGGAACTGCATGAAGTCCACGGCCCGGGTGGATCACAGCATGAACACTAGTGCCGCCT ATCCATCGAAAGTGACCAGCAAAACAAGCATGTCATCTGCTACTTCTGCGAGCAAGACCAACTCAACTCGTTCAACGTTTACTCTGCCATCTATAAGAGATCGCAGCGAGCCGCCTCGGACAGAAGGCGAAATCTTGTCATCGTCGAACTTGAAGGCTTTCTTGTTCAATGATCTTAAAAATGCGACCAAGAACTTCCGCCCGGACAGTCTTCTTGGGGAAGGAGGGTTTGGGCATGTTTTCAAAGGTTGGATTGATGAACACACTCTTGCTCCTTCGAAACCGGGAAGTGGTATGGTTGTTGCTGTGAAGAAGCTTAAACCAGAAGGTTTCCAAGGGCACAAGGAATGGCTG ACGGAGGTTAACTACCTTGGCCAACTTCACCATGCCAATCTTGTTAAGCTCATTGGTTATTGCTCAGATGGTGATAACAGACTTCTGGTGTATGAGTTCATGCCCAAGGGAAGTTTGGAGAATCATCTGTTCAGAA GAGGTGCTGATCCTTTGTCATGGGGAATAAGGCTTAAGGTTGCTATCGGGGCTGCTAAGGGTTTGTCATTTTTACATCATGCTGAAAACCAAGTTATATATCGTGATTTCAAGGCATCAAACATTCTTCTTGACTCG GAATTCAACGCCAAGCTTTCAGATTTTGGATTAGCGAAAGCTGGTCCAACTGGGGATAAAACTCATGTTTCCACACAAGTGATGGGCACCCATGGATATGCAGCTCCAGAGTATATCGCAACAG GTCGCCTCTCTGCAAAGGCAGACGTCTACAGCTTCGGGGTGGTGTTGCTTGAGTTGCTGACCGGGAGACGAGCTCTGGACAAGTCGAAGCCCGGCATAGAGCAGAACCTAGTGGACTGGGCCAAACCGCACCTGCGAGACAAGCGCAGACTGTACCGTGTCATGGACACGAAGCTGGGAGGCCAGTATCCTAAGAAAGGCGCACACGCCGTCGCGAACCTCGCCTTGCAATGCATCTGCAACGACGCCAAGATGCGGCCGCAGATCTCAGAGGTCTTAGAAGAGCTGGAGCAGCTCCAAGACTCCAAAAGCAATATAGTGTCGCCGCAGGTTGACATCCGGAGGACCTCCAACACCGTCCCGAAGTCGCCAATGAGGGGCCAACCCTCGCCGCGGCGCTCTCTTGGAGCGATGGCGCCGCCGTCACCGGCATTTAGGACCGCGCAAGTGCACTAG